A section of the Streptomyces sp. SCL15-4 genome encodes:
- a CDS encoding glycerophosphodiester phosphodiesterase yields MYARVVAGAVAAALGTAAVLLSPGSDARAGDTGTPAVIAHRGASAYAPENTLAALDKAAELGFSWVENDVQRTKDGELVVLHDDSLQRTTDVEDVFPGRAPWKVRDFTAAEIARLDAGRWFSPVYAGARVPTLTQYMRRVEHNHEKLLLEIKNPELYPGIEQQTLKLLGNEGWLDGRHRDRLIVQSFGTDSVRTVHELKPAVTTACLGTPAVTELDRLAGFTDLVNPAHASLTREYVSAVHGFHGPHGQPLGVFAWTVDDAATARRVAGYGVDGIITNKPDVVRAALGSD; encoded by the coding sequence ATGTACGCGCGCGTGGTCGCCGGCGCGGTCGCCGCGGCCCTGGGAACGGCGGCGGTCCTACTGAGCCCCGGCTCCGACGCCCGGGCGGGCGACACCGGCACGCCCGCCGTCATCGCCCACCGGGGCGCCTCCGCCTACGCGCCCGAGAACACGCTGGCCGCCCTCGACAAGGCCGCCGAGCTGGGTTTCTCCTGGGTCGAGAACGACGTCCAGCGCACCAAGGACGGGGAGCTGGTGGTCCTCCACGACGACAGCCTCCAGCGCACCACCGACGTCGAGGACGTCTTCCCGGGCCGGGCCCCGTGGAAGGTCCGGGACTTCACCGCCGCGGAGATCGCCCGGCTGGACGCGGGCCGCTGGTTCTCCCCGGTGTACGCGGGCGCGCGTGTGCCGACGCTGACGCAGTACATGCGCCGGGTCGAGCACAACCACGAGAAGCTGCTCCTGGAGATCAAGAATCCGGAGCTGTACCCGGGCATCGAACAGCAGACGCTGAAGCTCCTCGGCAACGAGGGCTGGCTGGACGGCCGGCACCGGGACCGGCTGATCGTGCAGAGTTTCGGCACCGACAGCGTGCGGACCGTCCACGAGCTGAAGCCGGCGGTCACCACCGCCTGTCTGGGCACGCCCGCCGTGACGGAGCTGGACCGGCTCGCGGGCTTCACGGACCTGGTCAACCCCGCGCACGCGTCGCTCACCCGGGAGTACGTCTCGGCGGTGCACGGCTTCCACGGGCCGCACGGCCAGCCGCTCGGAGTGTTCGCCTGGACGGTGGACGACGCGGCCACCGCCCGCCGGGTCGCCGGTTACGGGGTCGACGGGATCATCACGAACAAGCCGGATGTGGTGCGGGCGGCCCTCGGATCGGACTGA